A window of Thermoanaerobacterium sp. PSU-2 genomic DNA:
CACCTTCAGTAAAGGCAAATCCAAACATCAAGTACATCCTAAATACGTCTGAACCGTATTCATTGATGTACTCATCAGGTGATATTGTATTGCCTCTTGATTTGCTCATCTTGTTTCCATCAGGCCCTAAAATTATGCCTTGATGTATGAGAGATTTAAAAGGTTCGTCGAAATCAAGATATCCTAAGTCTCTCAATGCCTTAGTGACAAATCTGGCATATAAAAGGTGCATGCATGCGTGCTCAGCACCGCCTATATATTTGTCAACTGGTAGCATCTTATCAATAAGCTCTTTGTTGAAAGGCTCTTTGTCGTTTTTGTTGTCAGGATACCTTAAGAAGTACCACGATGAATCGACGAATGTATCAAGTGTATCAGGATCTCTTAATGCTTTGCCACCGCATTTAGGGCATGTAGTATTCATAAACTCCTCAGATTTTTTAAGGGGTGATTCCCCATCCGGTGAAAACTCCACATTGTAAGGTAGTAACACCGGCAGATCTTCTTCAGGCACGGGCACCAGTCCGCATTTCTCACAGTGTATTATTGGTATAGGTGCACCCCAATACCTTTGCCTTGATACAAGCCAATCCCTAAGCCTGTAGTTTACCTTAAGTGCTCCTTTGCCTTCTTTCTCAAGCATCTTCACTATTTCTATCCTTGCATCTTCTGATTTACTTCCTGTAAAATCACCGCTGTCTACAAGAATACCGTATTCAACAAATGGCAGTGAGTCGTCTACGCCATCATTTCCCTTGATGACTCTCTTTATTGGCAAGTCGTACTTCTTAGCAAATGCATAATCTCTCTCGTCATGGGCAGGTACTGCCATGACACAGCCTGTCCCATATGTAGCAAGAACGTAATCGGATATCCATATAGGCACTTTCTCACCTGTAATAGGGTGAATAGCGTACGCTCCTGTAAATACGCCTGTCTTCTCTTTTTCCGTTGAAAGCCTCTCTATCTCGCTTTGCTTTCTGGCGTATTCTTTATAATCTTCTACATTTCTTCTATGCTCATCTGTCGTTATGAGATCTACTATCTCATTTTCTGGAGCTAAAACTACGTATGTAACACCGTATAGCGTGTCAGCCCTTGTCGTAAAAACTTTAAACGATATGTCTTTGCCATCGACTTTAAACTCTATCTCAGCACCATCAGATTTTCCTATCCAGTTTCTCTGCATCATCTTCGTCTTCTCAGGCCAATCCAGCTCATCAAGCTTATCTAAAAGTTCTTCTGCATAATCAGTTATTTTCAAAAACCATTGTGTCAAATCTTTTTTAGTAACTTCAGAGCCACATCTTTCACAAGTGCCTTCTACAACTTGCTCATTTGCGAGGACTGTCTTGCAGCTTGGACACCAATTGACAGGAGCTTTTTTCCTATAAGCCAAACCTTTCTTGTACAATTGTAAGAATACCCATTGTGTCCACTTGTAGTAATCAGGCAAACATGTTATAACCTCATAATCCCAATCAAATGTGGCACCCATCTCTCTTAACTGTCTTTCCATTGTCTTTATGTTTTGAAGGGTAGAATCCTGTGGATGTATGCCTGTCTTTATGGCATAGTTTTCTGCCGGCAATCCAAACGCATCAAAACCCATTGGATGAAAAACTTCATAGCCCTGCATCCTTTTCATCCTTGCCCATGAATCAGCAGGCCCGTAGTTATACCAATGCCCTGCATGTAGTTTAGCACCTGACGGATACGAAAACATCTCAAGACAGTACAGCTTTTTATCAATGTTTTCCGGGTTAAACTTGTATAGTTTTGTATCTTCCCACTTCTTTTGCCATTTTTTATCAATATCCCTTGAATAAGCCATCTTCTCACTCCTATTAATATTTTTTTGCATAAAAAAGGCTTCACATCACAAAGAGACGAAAGCTACGCTTCCGTGGTACCACTCTTTTTGACGCAAGCCCACTTGTTTCATATAACGGTACAACCGTGCATACTTTTAATATGCATGCTCAATGGCGAGTTCAGCTAATACAATGCCTTTTCCCACCGTCACAAGGCTCTCTGAAAAAGTTTTAGCCTACTACTCCACATCATTGCATTATCAATATATATTTATCAATATTTTATTACAAATGCTCTTAAAATGCAATATGATAAATCACCATTGGCGACCTGGATCGTCTGCCATAGAATTAACTGTTGCCGCAGGATACAGCACATTTACATGGTCAACAAGATTTGTCGTATCTGATATGGCAAATTCAAGCTTGTAGTCAGAATTCATCGTATATCCTAAAACAGTTTGGCTTGTAGTGCCGCTTATAGTGGCTTTATATGGGGCTTTTCCCAATACATTTTCAATATCGCTTCTTGAAATGGCTTGTAATCTAGGATCAAATGACCTTGTCTCAAAAACCTGCATTCCTTTATTAAATCCAAATACAAGATCTTTCTTGGTAAAAGTCGTATAAGTTCCCTTTGCAGATGAAATATACTCTTGCTTGTCAGGATTTCCGTACACCTTTTCTATATCATCTATAGTAGTTTTACCTGTGACAAAATCGCAGTTTATTACTTTACCTTCTTTAGCAAGGCTTACTATCTGATTTATCAAATCAACGTTGCGATTGTCTACAACAGGATTCTGATCTTGTTTATCACTATTGCCATTATTATTATCATTGCTGCTCTTATTTTCATCTTTTGCATTATTATCAGAAGTTGAATTCTTATTTGTTGCGGTTTTTTGGCTTTGCGATTGTTGGTTTCCTCTTTGTGCTGTATTAGAATTATTGTAAAGCAGGTATCCAGCAAAAATCGATACAGCAACAACAAGTGCTATCAATAAGATGTATTTTTTCATAATCAATCCTCCAATTTTTTATTTATTCCCCCACACAAATGATAACCTTATGCAGTACCTTTCGTCAATGGCTTTAAGGGAGATTTAATACATAATTAATGTTTTTAATACTTTATTGATAATTGCTTAACAACATTACACTATAGTGTTAAAATATAGTTAAATAGATTGATGTTGGAGGTGATATTATGGTAAATGGCACATCACCCAAAAAATTTGACGCAAAATTTATAACAAGAACAGCTATTTTACTGGCATTAATTATAATCGTACAATTCATCAAGATGCCACAGCTTGTAACAGGCTCAATCGTAAATGCGATGCTTATTGTATCGGCTTACTTTGTAAGTGTCTGGTCTGGCATCACAATAGGGCTTTTGACGCCAATCATCGCTTTTTTAGTAGGACTTATGGGATTTCCAATGCTTATACCGTTTATAATGATTGGAAATGCACTGTACGTAGTGCTTTTCTCGGCTATTAAAAACAACATCATAGGCATGATAACAGGTGCAGTTGTAAAGTTTTTATGGCTGGCAGCTTCCGTAAAGTACATCCTCATAATGTTTGGCGTAAAAGTACCGCAAAAAATTGCAGCAGCCTTTACATTCCCGCAGTTAGCTACTGCTATAATCGGTGGAATACTATCCATCTTTTTAATATTCATACTGACAGGTTATTTCAATAAATCAAAGGAGTAGGTACATACCTACTCCTACTCAATTGCTTCAACATTTTTTAAATCGGTCATCTTATTTGAAACCCTTAAGACATATTCTATCAAAAAGCTTTCTTCATATCTTAAAAGCTTTGAATCAACGTTTTCTATAGTATCTGTAAACCAATGATAATTTTTTATAGATCCGTCTTCATCCATAGATAAAAACGCTATAGCGTCGAATCCACTTGCTAAGACAGGCAGTGCATCTGTGGGCAAAAGCAAGTTTTTCCTTCTCTGAACCGTATTTTTTGGATACTCTTTTGCCATAAGATCTGCAACATCTAAAAGCATTTTACCTGCTTTCCTGTATATTAACATACCTTCTCCTTCAAGGTATGTCAACTTTCCTGCCCCAAGATTATCCAGTATTACAAACTGCGTATCACCACTTAACAACTTTCTATATTTTTTCAGGAAATATTTCATTCCCCTTTCGCCAGTCTCCTCACTGCCTGTAAAGAGGAAAATTAGTTGCACGTCGTCCGGAAATTTATCCATGTTATTTGCATAGTGATCTGCAATTGCTAATGCCAAAGATACACCAGAACCATTGTCATTAGCGCCGTTTGTGTACTTTCCACCTAACTGGCATATAAGCAAAAACACAACCATTGCAAATGTTATTAGTATGCCTAACCCCAATAAAACGTTTGATACAAAAGAAATGTTCATCACTTTAAATGCGATACCTAATGGTATCAAAGCAAATCCCACATAGCCAACGTTAAAAATCATTTTTAATCTGCCAACAATTTTGGGACTAAACATCAGGCTGCCTTTTTGAGTATCAATGTGGGCAGATATAATTATCTTCTTTTTGTCGATTTTTTCGAATTTTGTGAATACGTTTTTAGATCTGTGTTTAGGCATTATGCTTGTTTCAAAAGACCTGCCGCTTAGCTCTAAAACCAGCAAAAATACTGCAATAATGGAAATTAAAAGCTCCACGACATTTAAAAATTTATCGTATACAAGCGATGCCGCTCCCATGATGAAAAGAAGGATACCAAACTGAAGAGGCAAAATGTAAAGATTGTCTCGTGTCGTTTTAAATTCCTGTACACCCACATCATAGCCTAAAATTTTAAGCTTTTCTGCGATGTAGTCTGCTGCCCTTCTTTCATTCTTTGTGGCTGAACCACGGTGTTCAAACCTTGAAAGCTCTTTTAAGTAATCCATACTTTTCATAGTATTCGCCCCCTAACTATATATTTCTACAGACTTTTCAATATTCCTTCAATAATTTTTTCCTATGAGTTGATACATTATTCACAATAGGGAAATTACTTGAGCTTCCAAAGCCAGCGAAATAAAAAAACACCTACTATACAGGTGCACGACATGAGTTATGCAAAAAATCACCTTTCCGTTATTATAGAGTTGTTCAAGCTACTATATAACAAAAGGAAAGGTGATTTAATGGCTAATAAACGAGATAAAATGGCATGCACAAAATAGATGTGCCAATACCACATTTATTCACTACTAAGTATAGTGGTTATGATTTAGTGGCCAAGTATAGAGTTTATTATATTTCCAATGCCCTTTTGATTCGTGGTAGAATTTCCTTGTCCACTGCTATTAGCATTACTGCTATTTGTACCGCTACTATTGCTTTGCCCGCCATTGCCGGATGTACTGTTTTGTCCCGTATTTTCAGTATTCGTGTTTCCCGGTTCCGTGCCATTTGTCGGAGCAGTAGTATCGCCACTATTTGTCGATGGATTCCCAGTTTGTGCTCCGTTGTCATTCTGATTATTTCCCGGCAATACATCGCTTCCACTGTCCGACTGTGTAGGTAATACGTATTTGCCATCGGCAGCGTACGCATTCTGCTCTGGCGTCCTTCCTGGCGGATTGATAAACACTTCTTGTTTCACAAGGAAAGGCGGCGTCCATGAAGATGCCAGTTTCCCTGTCAATGTATCTATCTGGGCTGATACGTGAACAGTACAATACTCTGTAGGCTGTGTGCCTGCAGCAAACATCTCAGTATATGTCCTGTCCCCTCTCGGATCTTGTCTACACAAATCAGTCGGCAATTCCCCGGAATCTTTGCAGACCGTCTCATATACTATTCCAGATGGTTTATCTGTAAAATGTGTTGGTGGAAGATTTTGATGTATTTGTGCCATGACAGTCCTCCACATCTGAGCCGGGAAAGTACCGCCTACCTGCGGCACACCGTAATTTTTCACAGAATTATTTGATGATGGATAACCCATCCACACAGTGCCAACGTAGTAAGGCGTGAAACCTGAAAACCAAATGTTGCCTGAATTCTCAGATGTGCCTGTCTTACCTGCTACATCCATATTTGAAAGCTTAGCAGCAGTACCTGTCCCATGGTCTACAACATCCATCATCATGCTTCTCAATATATAAGCATTTTGCTCACTTAGCACCACATGTTCTTCAGGTTTATTGTCTACCAATACTTTCCCTGTAGAGTCTGTAATCTTTGTAAAAGTAATAGGGCTTATATACATGCCTTTATTGGCTATTGCTCCATAAGCAGCCGCTTCTTGTATAGGCGTAATGCCTTGACTTAAACCACCTAATGCCAATGCTGGAAGGTACATATCGTTTTTAGTTATGTCAAGGCCAAATTTTTTTCCGTAACTTGCGGAGACATTTATGCCTATCTTATTGACAACCTGAACAGCAGGCACATTCAACGAATCTGTAATTGCTTCCCTTAATGTAACTAACCCATGGTAATAATTGCTTTCATAGTTGTGAGGTGTATAAGGTTTTGCACCAGGAAGCGTAAATGTGGTAGGAACGTCATCTACAACTGTAGCAGCAGTAAGCCCGCTTTGTAATGCAGGTCCATAAACGGTCAAAGGCTTTATAGATGACCCTGGCTGTCTCTTTGAGTCAGCAAAGCTTATACCTCTTGTGACATACTTAAAGTCATTTGTATTTCTACCACCTACAATACCCTTAATTTCTCCAGTCTTCCAATCTATAACTACCATCGCACCCTGTACAGCCTCTTTTGTAGTCGGATCTACAGGGAAAAGCTTTGGATTTTTAAACGCATTTTCCATTACCGTCTGTATATTTGGATCCATTGTTGAATATATCCTAAGACCGCCATTGTATATTTCATTTAATGCTTCAGATTTAGTTATGCCAAGTTTTTTGACAAGAGCATCTGTAGCATCATTTATGACTTGATCTATAAAATAGCCGTGACTATACGTAGACAAATTAAGATTTTTAAAGACAAAATGCAGCTTTTCATTTATGGCAGCATTGTACTGTTCTTGAGTGATAAAGCCCTGTTTCAACATTTCACTCAAAACGAGGTGCTGCCTCTCCGTCGCTTGCTGTATATTGGAATCAGGCGAGTACATAGAAGGATTATTAGTAA
This region includes:
- the leuS gene encoding leucine--tRNA ligase, whose product is MAYSRDIDKKWQKKWEDTKLYKFNPENIDKKLYCLEMFSYPSGAKLHAGHWYNYGPADSWARMKRMQGYEVFHPMGFDAFGLPAENYAIKTGIHPQDSTLQNIKTMERQLREMGATFDWDYEVITCLPDYYKWTQWVFLQLYKKGLAYRKKAPVNWCPSCKTVLANEQVVEGTCERCGSEVTKKDLTQWFLKITDYAEELLDKLDELDWPEKTKMMQRNWIGKSDGAEIEFKVDGKDISFKVFTTRADTLYGVTYVVLAPENEIVDLITTDEHRRNVEDYKEYARKQSEIERLSTEKEKTGVFTGAYAIHPITGEKVPIWISDYVLATYGTGCVMAVPAHDERDYAFAKKYDLPIKRVIKGNDGVDDSLPFVEYGILVDSGDFTGSKSEDARIEIVKMLEKEGKGALKVNYRLRDWLVSRQRYWGAPIPIIHCEKCGLVPVPEEDLPVLLPYNVEFSPDGESPLKKSEEFMNTTCPKCGGKALRDPDTLDTFVDSSWYFLRYPDNKNDKEPFNKELIDKMLPVDKYIGGAEHACMHLLYARFVTKALRDLGYLDFDEPFKSLIHQGIILGPDGNKMSKSRGNTISPDEYINEYGSDVFRMYLMFGFAFTEGGPWNDDGIKAMSRFIQRIERLVDKFIEDKCKEGKDEISKDEKELNYVRNYTIKSVTEDAEKFQFNTAIARIMELVNALYKYDADVEIKNTKLYEETIADLVRLLAPFAPHFAEEMWDRLGYTYSVFNQKWPEYDDKALVKDVVEIAIQVNGKVRGRLEVSPDASEKEIQDAALSAESIKQYIDGKEIVKVVVVKGSLVNIVVK
- a CDS encoding YjgB family protein, with protein sequence MKKYILLIALVVAVSIFAGYLLYNNSNTAQRGNQQSQSQKTATNKNSTSDNNAKDENKSSNDNNNGNSDKQDQNPVVDNRNVDLINQIVSLAKEGKVINCDFVTGKTTIDDIEKVYGNPDKQEYISSAKGTYTTFTKKDLVFGFNKGMQVFETRSFDPRLQAISRSDIENVLGKAPYKATISGTTSQTVLGYTMNSDYKLEFAISDTTNLVDHVNVLYPAATVNSMADDPGRQW
- a CDS encoding ECF transporter S component; this encodes MVNGTSPKKFDAKFITRTAILLALIIIVQFIKMPQLVTGSIVNAMLIVSAYFVSVWSGITIGLLTPIIAFLVGLMGFPMLIPFIMIGNALYVVLFSAIKNNIIGMITGAVVKFLWLAASVKYILIMFGVKVPQKIAAAFTFPQLATAIIGGILSIFLIFILTGYFNKSKE
- a CDS encoding M28 family peptidase: MKSMDYLKELSRFEHRGSATKNERRAADYIAEKLKILGYDVGVQEFKTTRDNLYILPLQFGILLFIMGAASLVYDKFLNVVELLISIIAVFLLVLELSGRSFETSIMPKHRSKNVFTKFEKIDKKKIIISAHIDTQKGSLMFSPKIVGRLKMIFNVGYVGFALIPLGIAFKVMNISFVSNVLLGLGILITFAMVVFLLICQLGGKYTNGANDNGSGVSLALAIADHYANNMDKFPDDVQLIFLFTGSEETGERGMKYFLKKYRKLLSGDTQFVILDNLGAGKLTYLEGEGMLIYRKAGKMLLDVADLMAKEYPKNTVQRRKNLLLPTDALPVLASGFDAIAFLSMDEDGSIKNYHWFTDTIENVDSKLLRYEESFLIEYVLRVSNKMTDLKNVEAIE
- a CDS encoding PBP1A family penicillin-binding protein, giving the protein MENNTQLRRSDRNKKKKSKKSAFKKAFNVVLWGVIILLLIGIGAVGGKVLAIIKNTPPLSQDALTKMKQSSIVYAKNSDGSWSQVAILHGSDNRLWVSIDKIPENLQNAVVAIEDQRFYKNNLGIDPKRIIGALLVDIKAGGKPVEGASTITQQLVKNTMLTDEKTLTRKIQEAVLAWQLEQKYTKKQILEAYLNTIYLGGPHINAYGVQAAALQYFGKDVSQLDLAECAMLAGITNNPSMYSPDSNIQQATERQHLVLSEMLKQGFITQEQYNAAINEKLHFVFKNLNLSTYSHGYFIDQVINDATDALVKKLGITKSEALNEIYNGGLRIYSTMDPNIQTVMENAFKNPKLFPVDPTTKEAVQGAMVVIDWKTGEIKGIVGGRNTNDFKYVTRGISFADSKRQPGSSIKPLTVYGPALQSGLTAATVVDDVPTTFTLPGAKPYTPHNYESNYYHGLVTLREAITDSLNVPAVQVVNKIGINVSASYGKKFGLDITKNDMYLPALALGGLSQGITPIQEAAAYGAIANKGMYISPITFTKITDSTGKVLVDNKPEEHVVLSEQNAYILRSMMMDVVDHGTGTAAKLSNMDVAGKTGTSENSGNIWFSGFTPYYVGTVWMGYPSSNNSVKNYGVPQVGGTFPAQMWRTVMAQIHQNLPPTHFTDKPSGIVYETVCKDSGELPTDLCRQDPRGDRTYTEMFAAGTQPTEYCTVHVSAQIDTLTGKLASSWTPPFLVKQEVFINPPGRTPEQNAYAADGKYVLPTQSDSGSDVLPGNNQNDNGAQTGNPSTNSGDTTAPTNGTEPGNTNTENTGQNSTSGNGGQSNSSGTNSSNANSSGQGNSTTNQKGIGNIINSILGH